The following proteins are encoded in a genomic region of Phycisphaera sp.:
- the xerC gene encoding tyrosine recombinase XerC, whose translation MTALPLTDAFSSYLTDERQFSPYTARCYGADLKQFIEFLIGHLKTEPVVAAEQAAFDRRLAGQKGEGPTLTDAICEADSELIRSFLEHLDAHHYSAATLARKIATLRSFFKWAVRGKVASSNPMVQIRTPRQTKRLPKAITIEQVEQLLSAPDEKDVLGTRDRAILQTLYSTGLRVSELVGLSFADVDFEQKVLRVKGKGNKERLVPLGQRAMDTMGRYVERLRTDPRFSGVLKGEANQTPLFINKHGKRLSSRSVRRKLDKYLGMVGLDSTISPHTLRHTFATHLLDNGADLRAVQALLGHQSLSTTQVYTHLSGQRLRESYDKAHPRAEAS comes from the coding sequence ATGACGGCATTGCCGCTCACCGACGCTTTCAGCAGCTACCTGACCGATGAGCGTCAGTTCAGCCCCTACACCGCCCGGTGCTATGGGGCCGACCTGAAGCAGTTCATCGAGTTCTTGATCGGCCACCTCAAGACCGAGCCCGTCGTGGCCGCCGAGCAGGCGGCGTTCGATCGCCGGCTTGCCGGCCAGAAGGGCGAGGGCCCCACGCTGACCGACGCGATCTGCGAGGCCGACAGCGAGCTGATCCGCAGCTTCCTGGAGCACCTGGACGCGCACCACTATTCGGCGGCCACGCTGGCGCGAAAGATCGCCACGCTGCGATCGTTCTTCAAGTGGGCCGTGCGGGGCAAGGTTGCCAGCAGCAACCCCATGGTCCAGATCCGCACGCCGCGCCAGACCAAGCGGCTGCCCAAGGCCATCACCATCGAGCAGGTCGAGCAGCTCTTGAGTGCTCCAGACGAGAAAGATGTGCTGGGCACTCGTGATCGTGCGATCCTGCAGACGCTGTACTCCACGGGGTTGCGTGTGAGCGAGCTCGTGGGGCTCAGCTTCGCCGATGTCGACTTCGAGCAGAAGGTGCTGCGGGTGAAGGGCAAGGGCAACAAGGAACGCCTGGTGCCGCTGGGCCAGCGCGCCATGGACACCATGGGCCGTTACGTCGAACGCCTGCGCACCGACCCGCGATTCTCGGGCGTCCTGAAGGGCGAGGCCAACCAGACTCCGCTGTTTATTAACAAGCACGGCAAGCGTCTGAGCAGCCGCTCGGTGCGTCGGAAGCTCGACAAGTACCTTGGCATGGTGGGGCTCGACTCGACGATCAGCCCGCACACGCTGCGGCACACCTTTGCCACACACCTGCTGGACAACGGCGCCGATCTGCGGGCCGTGCAGGCGCTCTTGGGCCACCAGTCGCTGAGCACCACACAGGTGTACACGCACCTGAGCGGGCAGCGTCTGCGTGAGAGCTACGACAAGGCGCACCCCCGGGCCGAGGCGAGCTGA